The Tamandua tetradactyla isolate mTamTet1 chromosome 23, mTamTet1.pri, whole genome shotgun sequence genome includes a window with the following:
- the LOC143666838 gene encoding olfactory receptor-like protein OLF1 gives MELIEGNYTLVTESILLGFPTRPELQVILFLVFLTLYGMILTGNIGLIMLIRTDLRLQTPMYFFLSNLPFADLCYSSVIVPKMLVNFLSEVKSISYYGCALQFYFFCTFADTESFILAAMAYDCYVAICNPLLYTVVMSRGICTWLIVLSYVGGNMSSLVHTSFAFVLKYCDKNIINHFFCDLPPLLKLSCTDTSVNEWLLSTYGSSVEVICFIIIIVSYFFILLSVLKIRSSSGRKKTFSTCASHLTSVAIYQGTLLFIYSRPSYLYSPNTDKIISIFNTIIIPVLNPLIYSLRNKDVKDAAKKILRPKVNSS, from the coding sequence atggAACTGATAGAAGGAAACTACACACTGGTGACCGAATCTATTCTCCTAGGATTTCCAACGCGCCCTGAATTGCAGGTCATTCTATTCCTGGTGTTCCTGACGTTGTATGGTATGATTTTAACAGGGAACATTGGCTTGATAATGTTAATCAGAACTGACCTCAGGCTTCAAACccctatgtattttttccttagcAACCTGCCCTTTGCTGACCTTTGTTATTCTTCAGTCATTGTTCCTAAAATGCTAGTTAATTTCCTCTCAGAGGTCAAATCTATTTCCTATTATGGCTGTGCcctgcagttttattttttctgtacttTTGCAGACACCGAATCCTTTATTTTGGCTGCCATGGCCTATGACTGCTATGTTGCCATCTGTAACCCTTTGCTGTATACAGTTGTGATGTCCCGGGGCATCTGTACATGGCTGATTGTCTTATCTTATGTTGGCGGCAACATGAGTTCCCTGGTTCACACATCCTTTGCCTTTGTTCTGAAATACTGTGACAAAAATATTATTAATCATTTTTTCTGTGACCTCCCTCCTCTGCTTAAGCTATCTTGCACAGACACCTCAGTTAATGAGTGGCTGCTCTCCACATATGGCAGCTCTGTGGAAGTTATCtgtttcatcatcatcattgtctcCTACTTCTTTATTCTTCTCTCAGTCTTAAAGATCCGCTCTTCTAGTGGGAGGAAGAAAACCTTTTCCACATGTGCCTCTCATCTGACATCTGTGGCCATCTATCAGGGGACTCTTCTCTTTATTTACTCACGACCTAGCTACCTGTATTCTCCCAACACTGATaaaattatctccattttcaATACCATTATCATCCCAGTGCTGAATCCATTGATATATAGTTTGAGAAACAAAGATGTAAAAGATGCAGCTAAGAAAATACTAAGACCAAAGGTAAATTCCTCTTGA